DNA sequence from the Streptomyces sp. HUAS 15-9 genome:
CGACCCGGGACCGTACCGTCACGGCGACCACCGCCCTGTCCTACGTCGACGCCGACGGAGCGGCGGTCAACCTCCGTGCGGAGGGCGGCCGTTCCTTCGACGCCGTACGCGACGCGGCCCGGCGGGCCTGGGAGGAACGCCTCGGCACCGTCCGGGTCCAGGGCGGGGACGAGACCCTGCGGCGCACCTTCTACTCGTCCCTGTACCGGTCCTTCCTCGCCCCGAACACCGGCAGCGACGCCGACGGCCGCTACCGGGGCTGGGACCTGCGCGTCCACCGCGCCCAGGGATTCACCTACTACCAGAACTGGTCCCTGTGGGACACCTACCGCACCCAGTGCCAGCTCCTCGCCCTGCTCGCGCCCCAGGAGGCCCGCGACATGGCGCTGTCGGTGCTGAAGGTCGGCGAGGAGGGCGGATGGCTGCCCAAGTGGGGCTACGGCACGGTCGAGACGAACATCATGACCGGCGACCCGGTCACCCCGTTCCTGACCACCGCCTACCAGCAGGGCCTGCTGAAGGGGCATGAGGAACAGGCGTACCGGCTGCTGCGCCGCAACGCCGACGGTGTGCCGCCCGCCGACCTGCCGATCGCGGGCCGGGAGGCCAACGCCGAGTACATCGCGAACGGCTTCGCGCCCTACGTCAAGGGCCGCCCGCAGACCAAGCTGGGCGACTCGGACTACCACCAGGGGGCCTCGGTCACCTTGGAGTACGCCCTGTCCGACGCCATGCTGGCGCAGATGGCGCGCGGCCTCGGCCACGTCGCGGACGCCGAGCGGTACGCGGCCCGCTCCCGCAACTACCGCAACATCTTCGACCCCTCGACCGGGTTCTTCCGGGCCCGGGACGCCTCCGGAGCCTTCGCCGGACCGGACGACCCGGCCCTGAGCGTGGGCTTCCACGAGGGCACCGCCTGGCAGTACCAGTGGCTGGTGCCGCAGGACCTGCCGGGCATGATCGGACTGATCGGCGGCGAACGGGCGGCCAACGACCGGCTCGACGCGTTCTTCGCCTACGACCGGCTGCTGGCCGACCCCGAGCGCACCGCGCGCGAGGTGTGGGTGCACGGCAACGCGTACGCCTACTACAACGCGGCCACCTACAACCCGCAGAACGAGCCCGACCTCATCGCCCCGTACACCTATCTGTCGACCGGACAGCCCTGGAAGACCACCGACGTGGTGCACGCGGCACTGACGCTCTTCACGGACTCGCCGACCGGCATGACCGGAAACGACGACCTGGGCACGATGTCCGCCTGGAACGTGCTGTCGTCGATCGGACTCTTCCCGGTCCAGCCCGGATACGGCACCTGGGGTCTGTCCACGCCCGTCTTCGACCGGGTCGACCTCGCCCTGGACCGCCGCTACTGGCCGGGCGGCCGGCTGACCGTGACCGCGCCCGGCACCTCGGCCGGCGACCGCTACGTCCAGTCGGCCCGCACCGACGGATCGCCCTACGGCCGGACCTATCTGACGACCGATGCGCTGCGCTCCCTGCGCCAACTCGCCTTCACCGTCGGCCCCGACCCGTCCGAGTGGGGTACGTCACGAGAGGCGGCGCCACCGGTGCTGAACTGACCTCAGGCGGCTCTTGAGTCCCGTCCGTTTCACTGGAGGCGGGACTTAATCTGCTGTTAACTGAGCGTAGCCTGATCGTACTTGACCGTAATTGCTTGTGGGAGGTTGACTTCTTGTCCACCCACCGTCGACGCGAGGCAAGCCCTTGACTGCTGACCTGCTCGCTCCCCTCGACCTGGCGTTCTGGAACATCGAG
Encoded proteins:
- a CDS encoding GH92 family glycosyl hydrolase, with amino-acid sequence MRRTRHPRLCLAGVMTASALLAAPAAGAAEPTGGHLTDLVNPFIGTQNEGNTFPGAAMPFGMVQLSPDTGHSTGYDYSQNRIRGFSLVHLSGVGCRIGGDLPVLPTIGDVTQTDNAKYAVGFRHEDETAGPGYYRVGLASGIGAELTATARTGVQRFSFPATDKANVLLNAGQSLHKKVSAKVEVLDDRTVRTAVTGHGFCRDTLPYTVYTITRFDRPFTAYGTWDGKAVTPGSRTGKDGAYVRFDATRDRTVTATTALSYVDADGAAVNLRAEGGRSFDAVRDAARRAWEERLGTVRVQGGDETLRRTFYSSLYRSFLAPNTGSDADGRYRGWDLRVHRAQGFTYYQNWSLWDTYRTQCQLLALLAPQEARDMALSVLKVGEEGGWLPKWGYGTVETNIMTGDPVTPFLTTAYQQGLLKGHEEQAYRLLRRNADGVPPADLPIAGREANAEYIANGFAPYVKGRPQTKLGDSDYHQGASVTLEYALSDAMLAQMARGLGHVADAERYAARSRNYRNIFDPSTGFFRARDASGAFAGPDDPALSVGFHEGTAWQYQWLVPQDLPGMIGLIGGERAANDRLDAFFAYDRLLADPERTAREVWVHGNAYAYYNAATYNPQNEPDLIAPYTYLSTGQPWKTTDVVHAALTLFTDSPTGMTGNDDLGTMSAWNVLSSIGLFPVQPGYGTWGLSTPVFDRVDLALDRRYWPGGRLTVTAPGTSAGDRYVQSARTDGSPYGRTYLTTDALRSLRQLAFTVGPDPSEWGTSREAAPPVLN